ACGCGAGTCACggatgtatctttaaaacgtgatAACATGATGGAATGTgctgtgaaataaaaatttattgatccaaatttatttttgtacttTTAGGTATTTTCCCACCACGTAAGTAACCCAAGACCTGGCTCATCAATGGCACCCTAGAATGCAGGATTAAAACAGTAATAATAGAATTGCTTTGATCCATACAGAAAGTATGTACTATAATCAATTATTATCCACGTACCCCTAAGGTATATGGTGATATATTTTTAGCATCTGATTGTTCAACAGACTCTCCAGTTACGTTTGGTCCTGTGGGTAATGCTTCTGTGAAAGTTTCACTCACTACCCTGAATCGTATAATTTCTCCTAAAGtttttttttactattattACAACTACTCCTTATTGTTAGTATTCCTTTTAGTAATTGACTACTTTTATGAAATGTCTGAAATACCTGCATCCATAAATAGATCATGCTTTTCACCATCCCCTGTGTCGTATTCCCAAACCCATGCTTGTTCCATTTGATCGAACCTAGACGGGTGTTGCAGTTTGTTAGGTGGAATTACAATATCCTCGAAAAATCCTAATGTTACTGCAAAAGAAATTTATACAGTAACTGTGTCGTAAAATAAGAGACGAGTTACAGCAATAAAATAATTACCGTGAACACCATCGACGCTACAGCTACGTATCTTCCCAATTAAAATTTCTTCCATAAACGGACGGAACACAATAAACCGAAATATTACTTTAGTATGCGATGCACCGTCGCCAGGAAATATATACGATTCTTCAATTTTTATGATATCGTGAAGCGCAATGCAAAGACCGACGTTCAGATAAACCTTGAGTACCAATACAATAACGATCTCAAGTATTCgaaatgtttaaatattgttaacaattaatgaaattataatatttcacCTTATTGGCAAGTTTCCTGTTAAGTTCGTCGGTAATCGCCTCATTTAATTTCCGTTTGAATTCCCACGGTGGAATTCTGACAGTATCTTTCAATTCCGCGAGGACAAACATTTTCACACTATAATCACATAGAGTGATTCTACGTCTCAATAATAATATTGTTCTGATTCAATATGAATTTAACCTTTCACTAGCTTTATCTTTTTTAAAAACTGCGAACCTCAAAGTCACCGGTATTCATCGAAGAAGTTCACAAACAAATAAACGTAACCTTACATGCACGTGCTCAAAGATACCGTCTTAACGAAGAATAACGATAGATTTTAAACAATACTAATCTCGAGTTTAATTCACATATATTTCAAATAAAGTAtgcgatacaaatcagaaatcagagattaaaatttttaataaaaccgaGGAACGATCGTCGAAACGTTCATCTCTGAAGATTGTTTAGAGGTAAACGCATACTCGACAGCATGGATATTGTTAAGGCGATTTTAGAAAGCGAAACTCAAGAGAATGATTTGCGTAAGTCCATCGTAGTAAATAAAGACGTGGAAGTTGAAACGGACGTAGGAACTCTTTTGGCGCTTGATTACAATACTTTGGACGTGAAATCACTGAAGTAACCTAAAACTATTATTCATAATGTAATCTCTCGATTCAATCGAATCTCTTTTTATTCTAATCATTCTACTGTATTTCGTAGATCTCAAACGGAACAATATTTACAAAACGTAACAAGAGACAATGTGCAAATATTGATTAACAAAATTTGGGAGCTTCCGGTAGAATGCATAGACGACACAATAGTGGCAAAATTACCAAAGCCTCAATTTGTATTACCTCGATCTCGCCAAGTCCCAAAACCAAAACCTTTAACGAAATGGCAACAGTTTGCTAAACAGAAGGGTATCACATCTAAAAAGAATACTAAAACTAAACTCAAGTGGGACGATGAATTACAAGTCAGTCCTTTGTCTGTACTAAAATGCACTCTCTTTATGCTTGCATTTATCATAATTGAACATTTTTTTAGAAATGGGTACCTAAATTTGGTTACAAACGTAGCAAAGCTATGGAACAGAAAGAATGGTTAGTAGAACTTAACAATGAGAATAAGGCCATGGAAGATCCATTCTCAGTCTCAAAAGCAGCAAAACAAGAAAGGATATCTAAGAATGAATTACAGAGGCTACGTAATATTGCAAAAGCAAAAAATATTAAGATTCCACGAGTAGGTCTTCCTACCAAAGAACATTTCACTAATTCGCAACAACTTTCTCAAGCTATTACCATTGCGCGAGCGTCAACAGCATCAGTTGGCAAATTCCAGGACAAGTATATTTACACATTATTAAAACACTGATTACGAAATACGTTGCAGGTAACGCACGTATTAACTTACATATAATGTTTGTAGATTACCAAAAGAGAAAGATGGGAAAGGCATTGCAAAACAAGTGCCAGGCATGAAAAGGAAAGCTGAACCAGCCCCATTAAATATGCAGGATGAACGGAAACGCAACAAAAATCTAGTAGATAGCATTCTCAAGAAAAACAATAAAATTCTTCGCGAGGACTTCTCTGTACCAAAGTAAATTTCTATATTTTACATATGTATCAAGTACAACATATGTTAcctttacatttttattttgcagAGTAAAATTGGCCAAGCCACGAGCAGTAAAGGGCAAAAAGGGGGTAAAAAGTAGGGGAGCAAAGAAACCAAAAGGAGGACAAGGAAACCGGGATATACGCCTTAGAGTAGGTGGCAGAAAACGAagataaaaattgatcgaaaatctgtaattttaatgaaatttgaatGTATAAAATTAGGATTACCGATATTGAAGCAGATGTtgttgaaataaataatatcaTAGTATTGCAATGTCTCCCTCACTATAAGAATGCCGGTTCCGGTTTCACGTATTACGTTTGACGTATCGTATTATATCATTGaagaatttaattataataaaaacctACATGTATGTATGTGCTAACTAGTATTTTTGAAGAGTCTAGATATATCATGGTCTCATTTGATAAGTGCCTATGTAAGTCAAGTGTAACAAAAAGTGCATGAATCTCCTttcaaaaatctgaaaatcactATTTGGCtgttaataatttcgaaaaagAACTGATTTCTGCCGTAAAAGCGTGTTGTGTCGATGTTAAAGgctattttataaagaaacgaGATGCAATTTACAAATTACAGTTCGCGTGTTCTTTAGGAACGTAATTAGGACTCCGTTAAGCAAGCATAGATAAAACGTGCAAACGATTTGCAGGGGTGGCATTGCAAGTCGATAAGGCAGGTTGTCCTCTAGCCACAGAATCAGGGTAACGGGAGAAAGGTGAAAGGTCAAAAGCAGCACGGGATATCGACTCGGGGAAGTCGAGAGGGCGAGGTAACCTGGCCGCGGGTACGAGGGAGGGCAAGTGCGAAAGCGGGTTGCCCTAGAATCTGTAAGGGGTTCCACCCCGCGTGTGATTTTATACGTACCGTGTATGTGTACACGTTCAATGCCATCCGAACGAAACACAAACGCATCTGTACACCTCGGACGATCCATGGCGGTTACTGTAACAAACACGTTCGATTTCGATGGTTAAATGAAAATTACTTGATTCTCGACGACGCTTACCGTGCATCGTCAATTTAAATTATCGAACGTTCGACGCTTGACGCTATCTCCCGATGTATCTACCGATCGCGAGTAATTTCGACGTTCATGAATATTATCGAATATTATACCGTCGAGAGTAAAATAAGGACAGAGGGCGGACGACAACGTCACACGCCGCATGTAACATTTCGGATCGGAAGTACATTATCCTACTTACGTGTCCTATTTGACCATCAAACTGTTAAGCTTTGATATACGATACATTTCGCGGGACTAATCTGAAAAATAATCTGCGCACCGTGGACGCTGGTGGACGAATGGATGCGTGAATCGATATTCGAGGGAAACCGATCTCGATGGCAAAAGCGATCGCGAATCGATACGAGTGGTAAACGTATTTCGATAGTTGAGACGACGAAAACATAACCACAAAAGCGTAATTTGTTGTACGGCAAAACTGATTTGTAGCAGttcgatttttttatttacttaagACTGGAAACCAAGTAGAACGAAAGTCGATTGTGCGTGACTGATTGCAGCTCAAAATACTGTAATATCGAACGCCACTACATCTGCATAGAGGCAGTAAAACAGACACCCAGACGGAAATTTTTCGTTGCAGGAAAAAATAGTTTACTTTTCCTTGATGAAACGAATCGTTCAGCTGCTCGATACGATATATGATCCTAAAAAGTACCTTACAAGGTTGTGCTACGGTTGATGTGTTCGGGATTTTAATACAATTTCTCAGATTGGACTTAAAGGTCAAATGACGATATTCCGTTGAATATTTGCTTCCAATGTGTATTTCTTTGTACATAATTGAAACAAAAACTGTACATAGTTTAAAGTTTCAGTCTCTTAGAAGCAGAGCTGCATTAATAATAAATCTCTCGTAGGTCGTACAAATTAAGCTTACGATAAATGGCCTATCATAAGGGGCCCGGTTGAAAATGTAGTAGTAGAGAAATACAGACATAGTTGCCTATTTTAAGGGGACGTTTTCGATTCAAATCACTCGaccttatattatttttaagttACTGTTTCACTTTTAGATTCACTTTTTCAAATTTCGAACGAAATAGATACAGTAAAGCAAAAAATAAGCGTACACCTCGTAAATATAAAGTTCACAGTCTTGTAACGTACTATAGTGAGGTCGGGAATAACTTAGTTCAGAAAGTTGGCCTTAACCTTTCTAATGAACACTCAAATACTGAATCGTATCGTGCAGAATAGTTAGCGAACAGGCGATTATCTTAAACCTGGAATACTATAGTGGCGTGTTGCATACCCTGCTCACTTTaggtttcgatttataattTTATGGTAATGAAATGATATGAAATTTATAAATACGATTAAACCGATTATAACGTTAAGCAAAGTAAGATAATCATTATTATAAATGGGAACATTATCAAACCGAAGCGACGAAATGATAActgtattatttaatttatttataaacgacGCTTTCGTTGCAATACTAAAGTTTAAAGTTTTGTTGGTCCTGgtcatacatatacagggtgttcggccatccctggaaaaattttaatgagagattctagaggccaaaacaagacgaaaatcaagaataccaatttgttgatggaggctttgttaaaaagttattaacgtttaaagttccacccgtactgaatttttttctagaaagtgggtaggatttcgggggtatgtctattcaccaaaagtgattgtaattgacccccgcaaccgaaaataatttttccagaacgatttgaaatttttggatttacttgttagtaactttttaacgaagcctccatcaataaattggtattcttgattttcgtcttattttggcgtctagaatctctcattaaaatttttcccaggggtagccgaacaccctgtatgtatgtgCACAATACGCTAGAACTCCATTTATCTGAATCCATCGGAAGATAAACAGTTCATATAACTGGATCGTTCGTATAATAGGAGTTCACTAATTCTCCCCACCACTTATTGATTTTTCGTTCAAATAACTGGAGTTCGCGTTCAGATAAATGGATTTAATCGTACATTTTTTCGGCAGTTTTTTTAGCCAGGCactgaataaaattttgttgcaaTAAATAGAATTCTACTTTAATATTCTAAatagaataatttaaataattaaaaaatgtttcagataATGCTCTGAGGAGAAACTAATGATCACGACTACTTCATTCAAATGGATCCAATAAACTAAAAACATTGGTAGGTACAAGAGAGGGGAGCCACAGAAATAAATCCTTCCCcttgaataaaaaaaaacctGATAGCTAAATATCAGTAGCTTCGAACAATTCCTTTATTCGTTGATGAATGTTGAATAATCATACGAATGTTTTCGGCCTTTGTTCAGGCAATCCTCGAAACCTCTAATCCGATTTTCCGATTTCTTTGTTAGCCTCCCCCTTTGAGCTATTCTAGATCCGCCACAGATTGAAAACGTTGAGAAAATGTTATAATATGACTAATAAACAAGTCCACCAAAGAGGTAGGATAAACCAATGGAGAAAACAAATATCTAGATACAACAATCTCACCACAAAAATCACTGACCACTTTATATCTTTTTAGATGAAGTTACGAAAatggatccgtttagaagttataatTTGGACCCCGCAGAAAATTCGGTTTGTGCTGGGCGGTCAACGTGTTAACTGGGCGATGTAAAAATAGAGGACTCAACCTTTAAAATGACCCCAGGAAGATTATCATTAAGAGTTTTTTTTCCGCAAAGTTACTATAGTCCAAATATTGACTAGTGTCCTGATACTTATGATCGATGAGGGTTCCTAAtatatattgtttttttttcagaaaaagGGTCGATCACTGTATGGGAGCCACTGTGTACGTTACCCAATTTGAATACAGAAAAATTCAAGAACCTCCAGTCCTACTTTTGACACACACTGTACGTAATCGAGCGACGCAGCGCGCGTGCGAGGACTGACGATGACGGGGTAGGGGGATGGTCGAGCTCGAAGGCAGAGGTAACCGCGCGCGGTCGGTCGTGGTGCTCAGTCGGTGGTTGCTCGGGACAAACGGGCGCGTCCACGAAGTGCGGGATAACGATGGAGGCTGCGTTGATAGCACCAAGCGAGTGATACGCGCCGTGCGTTACACGGGGACCGTGTCCCATTCGTGGCCCGCGTATCCCCCTCGCGGCAGCCCCTCCCCCACACAGGACCAGTGCGTGTGCATCCTTCGTGCAAGCGTGTGCGTGCGTGCCCGTACCTACGGTGTGATCGTTCCTCGGCGCTTCTCGTGACAGGAGAAACGACGAAAAGAAACAACAGACAAGATagagaaacaagaaaaaagaaagagatACAAAACGGTCGGGACGTGGGACAAAAGAAAGGCACAACGAACGGGAAAATGTCGTTCACGTAGTCGAAGCGAGAGGATTCGGAGAGAGGCAGGTCAAACACGGTGCAGTGGTTACCCCGAGTCGTTGGTACGCGCAGCCTTTTGGTGTTGCTGGCTGACTTGATGCCTGCTTTGCTATTGCTGTTGCTGCCGCCGCCGACGTTGCTGCAGCAGTTGCTAGcgattcaaaaatgaaaaaaaaaaaaaaaaaaaaaaatataatgataATGATCGAAAGATATGTGTGTTGTCGAGAGgaggggaggggaggggggtTTGGGAGAAAGAAAGAATTGTCGTAGCCTTCATTGTTTCGTCGTTGTCCTCGTCGTCGTTGGCCGTCGTTATTTTGTACAAAATACGCGTTCTCCCAGCgtgaaaaaaagagaaaagagaaaagagaaaaagagagggaaaaataataaatgtGACGTGCCCGCCGGCCACCAGCCAgccttttatttttttcttttacgcGCTTCATACgctctttcttcttttttttccttttctatTTAAGAGATACACCCAGTAGGTTACAGACGATCTCTGTCGTCGAGTCGTGTTCCATCGTGGGGTCCCGTCAGTCCCTTTAACCTATTTTTATGTTTCTGGGACTTCCCGTTATATTTGGCTTTCTGTACCCCCCCTTTGTTTCTTTTGTTTTATCTGCTTCGTGCACGCACGTACCATTGCATGAGCGTATTACTGTATGCGGTCGGGCGGAAGAGACGTAGCGAACTTGGGGGCACACTCGAGCTGTACATTAAATTTGGTATACTTGTGGGTCAAAGTCGCGAATATTTCTCTTGTATTTTGCGTTTGACGTTACTGAGTCACTCGCAGTTTATCGAGCACCGTTTATTACCAAATTTCGTCGTCCGAGGCTGTACTTACGAGCGATCCTTATCGCCGTTACGCCCACATGTCACCGTTTTcacgatttatttaatttacgagGTCGCTATATTCTCTTCGGCCGACTATACATTTGATTGCCGCCCTCCCCGATTCATGGACGTACGCGGTGACCATCTCTGTTACGCTTGCTTCTTTACACGAATTCAATTAGTGTTCTGTACTTTTTTCCCGCATCGAGTCGAAATAATGAGAAACGTAAACGCATTTAAATTGACGTTACTTTCGCATGGAGACATCGTGGCGTGATTATTCGTACACGATTTGTTTACGTCAATGAATCTCTTCTGCCCAAGCACTGACCACTTACAACAAAAATGATAGACGAGGGTCAGGAAGGAATATAAAGGATAGAGTGACGAGGAGGGGGTGGGTGGGAGGGGTGGTCCGAAGGTGACAGAGATAGATAGCGGAAGGGAACCGAAAACGAACGTGATAAAGTGCGAAAAGGAGAAGGGATGAAACGAAGAAAGAAAACGATAGGGTGGTATAGGAAGGGATAACTGGAACGTGTCGCAGCAAAAACCGAAGAGGGAGAAGAGGGTTTTTCGATTTGTTACATTTGTGTCGGAACCACTTGACCTATTGACGGGTCAAGAGGCAGACCGAAAAGGTGTCAATGCAGAGATCCCTCCGTAATGTACAATTTGAACAAGTTTCGAAGTAAACGAATAAAAAGATCATTTAGACTGTCgtttatgaaaaataatttaatcgcTAAAAACCCAACAGCGTGTAACGCATATCAATTTATAATCGAATAACCACGAAGACTTGTGTTTCAGTTGTCTTTAAGAATAGTTTACGCTGAATGTTCAAAAGATGACAATCtgaattatttttctttgtatgtttattttaattcacGTTAGCGGAAAATCGCGACGAAAGTTTTCTTAGAGTTATACTAGCTTCGTAAAGGATCCTATCTTTTGCCTCCTACCTATGCGTAAACCAttaatgtatacatatacagcgCTTGTAGATACCTAACTTCAGTAATTAGGTACAAACCTAACGATAGATGTTAGTATCTTACGCTTTTCAACTGACTTGTACTTCTCACGAGTAGAAATAAACTTGACATACTAAATATTCTATATTCGCTGTAAATATTGTGCTAAGATGACATTTCCATTTTTCAAAAACTTGTGTTGCATAGGCAATAATTTTAAATGTAAATACATTcaaattattgatttattagcttttcgaaaaacaagaatatttatcattaGCTCCGTTATGTATCGGTCGTTCGCGTATTAATTACAAAATCCTTGATTAGACTCTCCAGAGCTGTTTATTAAGCTGGTGTTCTCAGATTGACTCAATATTTCGACCCATGCTCGAGTTCTTTCCAAAAGTATAAATAAGGTTTAAAAACCATGTGTTTAGAACGAGTAATCTGACTCGTAATTATTttagtttttctaactttacttaTAATTCTGGAAAGAACCCGAACATAGATCGAAACATCGAGTCATTTTGATAGCTTGTTGATTGTTGAAAAGAAATGAGGCAAACCTCGTTACTGTgaattacatttaaaaaatactagCAAACGTAGTATCGTTGTACGCATCGCTGCTAATTGTTCTTTAATACACGTATGTAAATATCGCTGTAAATAAAAGGCTTTTAATCGTGCTTTCTGCTAGAGAATATTTAGATGGTAGAATAGAATGACGGCCGCCAATAGCGGGCGGATATCCGTCATGTTTCTTGCCTTTCCAGAGGAAAAAAAGACAGGAAGACGATGCAAAGGGAGCTAAGCTCGTAACAGAAAGAACGCCTGGCCCGAAGGCGTTAAACCGGGAAGAGCGTAATCGGGGCGCAGAGCGATGTACGCAGCTGCAGGTGGCGCCAGTATAGCGAATAGGAGGAAGCAGAAACGGTTGCAGCTGAATAAACGTGTCGCCGAGAGTACGATCCCGTCACGGCTGAAGAATGTTCCGGCTTCTCAGCACCACTTCCACCAACACCAACACCACCACCCGAGCAAATTCGCGCGTCCGCACGTTGTTCCACCATCTTCCACACCACAGCCACAACCACAGTCATCTGCATTCCATCCGAGCGTCGATCGACGGCGTCATGTCGAGAAGTGTCAGCAGGTCGCACCTGTCTCTCCAATCCAATTTCCTATATCACCGCCACCGCTTTCCCTCGAATCACCAAGTTCGGTCACCTGCGCCACCAAGTCCAATAATTTCCCATTCCCGCCACCGTCGATCCTCGATCTCCGAGTTTCGCCATCTTCTTCGGAGCTACAGGTGGGTAGATTGTTCCGGCAGTAAAATTAATTGCTCCTAGGGGTCGTTTATCACTATCTCTATATATTTCATAGTTTTGTTTCTCTTCTTTCTCTATCACGTTAGTTGCTCTTGCCTAGGTTACCCTTTATCATGTACTTTCTCGCAGTCCTTGTAACAAGTTTTTTGATAATCCTCGTTGCACTCTGCACCTTCTCTTGCTGGCACACCTTTACTTATATTAGGAACACACCATCGATCGGCTGTCTGGTGGCGTATGTAAACCCGCGGTAACACATCCCCGAACGGCCCCAGGTTCGTCAGATGGTTATccataaatttgaatttttttagttATTAATATGCCTCTACTGGTTCCTACCAGCGGATACAAGCATCGACTAATGCAGGAGGCAGACAGTGCAATGTTAGGAGTAAGTTGTAGTGCCTGGTACCAAGCTGGATCAGGAGATCTTTGAGGAGGAACTTGTGTGGTCTCAGATTTTTCGTTCAGACACAGGGAAACAAAATAAAGATTCAGTTGTACCGTGCATAAAGAAAGTGGAAAGGAGAAAGAGGAGGCGGAGAAGGACGGTCGGGATCTTAACGATCGATAAAACAGGCAAATGAATGAGCGGAATGCAGGCTGCTTTATTAATTAGAAGGGAGAAGCAACGGTTACGGGGGGGTAAGGTGGTGAACTTTAGAGAATTACCCTCCAACTTGGCAACCAGACTTATTCCGCCGCTTCCACGATATCCCCCACGATCTTACGTTTACGGGGTAAGTATCAAATCATTCCAATGCCCTGTATCGTCGACGATAAGCTATTGGCATCAGTGGGTAACCGTTATTCTTCCCTAGCTGATTACCTTTGCATCGATCTTATGTGCCTCTTTTCAAGAAAATACATTCACAATGTAGTGTATTTTTGGTGTTTgtccattttttattttctcttaTTACAAAACATTAATGTTTTTTATATTACTCTGCATCAAATTTTtctcaataaaatattttgtatttgtTACATTTTTATATTGCATTTATATTAATCTTCTAACAAAGAATCAATTCCTGAACAAaccaatttgtttttttttttaacacagcAAATGATCATGTGATTTTTCATTTTAGAAGTGCACTTTAATCCAATTTCGTTTGGTGAACctctctaaaaataaaaattatacaattaaattaaacgcGTATATTTAAGGTGTGCAATTATAAACTTGAGGACGAGTTATATTATGATACAGCAGATCATAACTCTTACATGCGCTACATAGTACTTCATGCTCGAAGGTTAATAACTGTTACTAATATTTAACCGATTCTTTATTGTCGATCAGACTGCAATGATTACAGTGTACTTATGTAAACAAATTCTACAATACATGTACGTATAAACGTTTATACATGTTTCAATTGGATACATGTATACAAGTTTTTCTGTGTTCTATTTAGTACATGCATGCATGTTTTTTATATTATCGTTTATGTGCCGAGTAACGAGGACAGAAAACATTAATTAATCGCGTATAATGATATagtaaagaaattataaaaaaaaatgtttcaaatgatAGAGAAAGATGCAAATTACATAATCATAATataattcctttttttttttttacgtttcattatttattttatattttatacaacAGTTCAGATAATATTTATACTCTAATGAAAATGGAACATTCAGAAGTACTTAATATCCGTAGATTGTTCAAAATTTTGTTAGTTAAAATATAACGTTAAAATCCTTCGTAGCGTTAAAACGTTGAATGATCGTAATAATAGTTGTAAGTGATTGGTAACAGTAATACCTCAATGTAGaataatttcagtgtggtggtgGACCCGGC
The sequence above is a segment of the Colletes latitarsis isolate SP2378_abdomen chromosome 6, iyColLati1, whole genome shotgun sequence genome. Coding sequences within it:
- the Polr3h gene encoding RNA polymerase III subunit H, whose product is MFVLAELKDTVRIPPWEFKRKLNEAITDELNRKLANKVYLNVGLCIALHDIIKIEESYIFPGDGASHTKVIFRFIVFRPFMEEILIGKIRSCSVDGVHVTLGFFEDIVIPPNKLQHPSRFDQMEQAWVWEYDTGDGEKHDLFMDAGEIIRFRVVSETFTEALPTGPNVTGESVEQSDAKNISPYTLGGAIDEPGLGLLTWWENT
- the LOC143342692 gene encoding ribosome biogenesis regulatory protein homolog; the protein is MDIVKAILESETQENDLRKSIVVNKDVEVETDVGTLLALDYNTLDVKSLKSQTEQYLQNVTRDNVQILINKIWELPVECIDDTIVAKLPKPQFVLPRSRQVPKPKPLTKWQQFAKQKGITSKKNTKTKLKWDDELQKWVPKFGYKRSKAMEQKEWLVELNNENKAMEDPFSVSKAAKQERISKNELQRLRNIAKAKNIKIPRVGLPTKEHFTNSQQLSQAITIARASTASVGKFQDKLPKEKDGKGIAKQVPGMKRKAEPAPLNMQDERKRNKNLVDSILKKNNKILREDFSVPKVKLAKPRAVKGKKGVKSRGAKKPKGGQGNRDIRLRVGGRKRR